A single region of the Mycobacterium lentiflavum genome encodes:
- a CDS encoding creatininase family protein, which yields MSRRIIPDTTTTTDPAATHTVAVLPVGSFEQHGPYLPLGTDTLIATAIASAINQHHNVFQLPPVAFSCSHEHAAYPGTISISATTLAAIVADIIESLAQQNIAGLIVVNGHGGNAVLTNVVQQANHPNNPVKVGLYPSREDWTEARTAAGIHSSNHDDMHAGELETSILLATHPDYLRDGWQTSDHTANDRRYLTSLGIHAYTPTGVIGSPSQATAAKGSSALDHLGRNADTLIELLTTR from the coding sequence GTGAGCCGTCGAATCATCCCCGACACCACCACCACCACCGACCCCGCGGCCACCCACACGGTCGCGGTGCTGCCGGTCGGCTCATTCGAACAACACGGCCCCTACCTTCCGCTGGGCACCGACACCCTCATCGCCACTGCCATCGCATCCGCAATCAATCAGCACCACAACGTATTTCAGCTACCACCGGTCGCGTTCAGCTGCTCCCACGAACACGCCGCCTACCCCGGCACCATCAGCATCAGCGCCACCACCTTGGCCGCGATCGTCGCTGACATCATCGAATCGCTGGCACAGCAGAACATCGCCGGGCTGATCGTCGTCAACGGCCACGGCGGCAACGCCGTACTCACCAACGTCGTCCAACAAGCCAACCACCCCAACAACCCCGTCAAGGTTGGGCTCTACCCCAGCCGCGAAGACTGGACCGAAGCCCGCACCGCCGCAGGAATCCACAGCAGCAACCACGACGACATGCACGCCGGCGAACTAGAGACCTCCATCCTGCTCGCCACCCATCCCGACTACCTGCGCGACGGCTGGCAGACCAGCGACCACACAGCCAACGACCGCCGCTACCTCACCAGCCTCGGCATCCACGCCTACACGCCCACCGGCGTCATCGGCTCACCATCCCAGGCCACCGCCGCCAAGGGCAGCAGTGCCCTCGACCACCTCGGCCGCAACGCCGACACCCTGATCGAACTCCTCACCACACGTTGA
- a CDS encoding replication initiator, translated as MCRRASSPGFGSWWRRVESVGYCAHPIQLLGVDTAGRQHTVWTRCNNRRHAVCPSCSDLYARDTWQLVHAGAAGGHHDIPVEVANRPQVFTTLTAPSYGAVHNATGTPCHAIPNRSAGRCRHGNCLRCTIIHSVDDPLVGQPLCADCYDYLGHILFTWHLPELWRRFTIALRRAVATHLKTVGVKPGSVRVSFVKVVELQARAIPHIHALIRLDPPPATNDTTKSGDHDRHGPAAPRGGRLSRPVAEQHPGWSSAITAAELAALIQHAASRVSIDVPAGDDDYANPGGVRTVRFGTQIDTQPLTPEPITASDSEVDDTAVASASRLSPRRVAAYLAKYVTKSLHDFGITARRLSAEAIGELDVTEHVRAILSTIAGLAEHPASAGPSLAGIGRWLHTLGYRGHITTKSRRYSTTMGALRAARATWTRNQIAKHSGRQDDTQSAHFADDVTASTGRQQQPIDTDEMLWEFDRAGHASAGDRVLVISAALRHISARITGITESRTVSTRISPPPRGAG; from the coding sequence ATGTGCCGGCGCGCCTCCTCACCCGGTTTCGGGTCGTGGTGGCGGCGAGTGGAATCGGTCGGTTACTGCGCCCACCCGATCCAGCTGCTCGGTGTCGACACCGCCGGGCGTCAGCACACGGTGTGGACGCGCTGCAACAACCGCCGTCACGCGGTGTGCCCGTCATGCTCAGACCTCTACGCCCGCGACACCTGGCAACTCGTGCACGCCGGAGCCGCCGGCGGCCACCACGACATACCCGTCGAGGTCGCCAACCGTCCGCAAGTGTTCACCACCTTGACCGCCCCCAGCTACGGGGCCGTGCACAACGCCACCGGAACTCCGTGTCACGCCATACCCAACAGGTCGGCGGGCCGCTGCCGGCACGGAAACTGCCTGCGCTGCACCATAATCCACAGTGTCGATGACCCTCTGGTGGGCCAACCATTGTGCGCGGACTGCTACGACTATCTGGGACATATCTTGTTCACCTGGCATCTGCCCGAGCTGTGGCGGCGGTTCACCATCGCACTACGGCGCGCCGTGGCGACGCACCTGAAAACAGTTGGCGTCAAGCCCGGCTCGGTGCGGGTCAGCTTCGTCAAAGTCGTTGAATTGCAAGCCCGCGCCATACCCCACATCCATGCCCTGATCCGCCTCGACCCGCCACCCGCCACCAACGACACCACGAAATCAGGTGACCACGATCGTCACGGCCCCGCCGCCCCGCGGGGTGGCAGGTTGTCTCGTCCGGTAGCCGAGCAGCATCCCGGCTGGTCGTCAGCGATCACCGCCGCCGAGCTGGCCGCCTTGATCCAACACGCTGCCAGTCGCGTCAGTATCGACGTGCCCGCCGGCGACGACGATTACGCCAACCCGGGCGGGGTGCGCACGGTGCGGTTCGGCACCCAAATTGATACCCAACCATTGACACCCGAACCAATAACCGCAAGCGATTCCGAAGTCGACGACACCGCAGTCGCTTCGGCCTCGCGGTTGTCGCCGCGCAGGGTTGCGGCATATCTGGCGAAATACGTCACCAAATCCCTGCACGACTTCGGCATCACCGCGCGCCGGCTGTCCGCAGAAGCGATCGGCGAACTCGACGTTACTGAACATGTGCGGGCCATCCTGTCCACCATCGCCGGACTCGCCGAACACCCAGCGTCCGCGGGTCCGTCGTTGGCGGGGATTGGGCGCTGGCTGCACACCCTGGGCTACCGCGGCCACATCACTACCAAATCGCGGCGCTATTCGACCACCATGGGTGCCCTGCGCGCCGCCCGCGCCACCTGGACCCGTAACCAGATAGCCAAACATTCAGGGCGACAGGACGATACGCAATCCGCCCATTTCGCTGACGACGTGACGGCGAGCACCGGCAGGCAGCAGCAACCGATCGACACCGATGAGATGCTGTGGGAGTTCGACCGCGCCGGACACGCCAGCGCCGGTGACCGCGTCCTGGTCATCTCCGCAGCCCTGCGCCACATCAGCGCCCGCATCACCGGTATCACCGAATCCCGGACTGTCTCCACCCGCATCTCGCCGCCACCACGCGGGGCAGGGTGA
- a CDS encoding recombinase family protein — MAKMKSAGQRAGVRSAAIYARISADVEGTGLGVARQLEDCRKLSADRGWPVGDEYVDNDVSAFSGKPRRQYARMLADLASGARDAVIVYNLDRLHRRPVELEEFVALCESVGVRDVATVTADIDLGNDDGLFMARIFAAFAAKESGRKSARIRRKMLQNAEQGLPHGSVRPFGYEDDKITLRTSEAAVVREMVDRYLAGQSLLSLTVWLNDSGVSPAVAKSWQTSAVRQILCSGRIAGLREHRGEVIGPAKWPAIITPAERDRILARIAARSVTKTRAARTYVLSGMLRCGRCGNRLYSQARHSNPDHRVRRYVCLKGPDHGGCGRLTVVAEPVEALLTDAVLTRLDSRDLAKVLAGKASPNHDVAALAAAVEADQTRLDELAGLYADGAISAREWIAARDPITSRIQQARRDIAEATDTSEVYELAGTGGALRGQWPDLDVERQRSIVKSILDHAVIAPGTPGSRSLDINRVQPHWRI, encoded by the coding sequence ATGGCGAAGATGAAATCCGCTGGTCAGCGGGCTGGGGTGCGGTCGGCGGCGATTTACGCGCGTATCTCGGCTGATGTGGAGGGCACCGGGTTGGGGGTGGCGCGGCAGTTGGAGGATTGCCGCAAGCTGTCTGCTGACCGCGGTTGGCCGGTTGGCGATGAGTATGTCGATAACGATGTGTCGGCGTTCTCGGGCAAGCCGCGTCGGCAGTATGCGCGGATGCTGGCCGATCTGGCATCAGGGGCGCGGGATGCGGTGATCGTCTACAACTTGGACCGGTTGCATCGCCGACCGGTGGAGTTGGAAGAGTTTGTCGCTTTGTGTGAGTCGGTGGGTGTGCGAGACGTGGCTACCGTGACCGCCGATATTGACCTGGGTAACGATGACGGGTTGTTCATGGCCCGGATTTTCGCCGCGTTCGCCGCCAAGGAGTCCGGGCGCAAGTCCGCACGTATTCGCCGCAAGATGTTGCAGAACGCCGAACAGGGACTACCGCACGGCTCGGTGCGCCCGTTCGGCTACGAGGACGACAAGATCACGCTGCGGACGTCGGAGGCGGCGGTGGTGCGTGAGATGGTGGACCGCTACTTGGCGGGCCAGTCGTTGTTGTCGTTGACGGTGTGGCTCAACGACTCCGGCGTTTCCCCGGCGGTGGCCAAGTCGTGGCAGACCTCGGCGGTGCGCCAGATCCTGTGCTCGGGCCGTATCGCCGGGCTGCGGGAGCATCGTGGTGAGGTGATCGGGCCTGCGAAATGGCCGGCGATCATTACGCCGGCGGAGCGGGACCGGATCTTGGCGCGTATCGCGGCGCGGTCGGTGACCAAGACGCGGGCGGCGCGCACATATGTGTTGTCAGGGATGCTGCGGTGTGGGCGTTGCGGTAATCGGCTGTATTCGCAAGCCCGGCACAGTAATCCCGATCATCGGGTGCGCCGCTATGTTTGTCTGAAAGGACCCGATCATGGCGGCTGTGGTCGGCTGACGGTGGTCGCCGAACCGGTTGAGGCTTTGTTGACTGATGCGGTGTTGACCCGCCTGGATTCTCGGGATCTGGCGAAGGTGTTGGCCGGCAAAGCCAGCCCTAATCATGATGTGGCTGCGTTGGCGGCGGCCGTGGAGGCCGATCAAACGCGCCTCGATGAGCTGGCCGGTTTGTATGCCGACGGCGCGATCAGCGCGCGGGAGTGGATCGCGGCCCGCGACCCGATCACCAGCCGCATCCAGCAGGCCAGGCGTGACATCGCTGAGGCCACCGATACCAGTGAGGTTTATGAGTTGGCGGGCACCGGCGGGGCGTTGCGCGGCCAATGGCCGGACCTCGACGTGGAACGCCAGCGGAGCATCGTCAAATCGATCCTGGATCACGCGGTGATCGCACCGGGCACCCCCGGTTCCCGCAGTCTCGACATTAACCGCGTGCAACCCCATTGGCGCATCTAG
- a CDS encoding mycothiol-dependent nitroreductase Rv2466c family protein: protein MDTVVDFHFDPMCPFAFQTSLWIRDVREQLGITVNWRFFSLEEINRADGKKHPWERDWSYGWSLMRIGALLRRSDMALLDRWYAAIGRELHTLGGKPHEPAVARKLLNDIGVDDVNLDVALDDPTTHDEVRAEHQRVVDAGGYGVPTLFIDEQCLFGPVLVDPPTGPAALKLWDVVTGMAELPHVYELQRPKSAADVELIGKSLRPYLDGRDWVSINRGEVIDVDRLTSGSSG, encoded by the coding sequence ATGGACACCGTCGTGGACTTCCACTTCGACCCGATGTGCCCCTTCGCGTTTCAGACGTCGCTGTGGATCCGCGACGTGCGTGAACAACTGGGCATCACCGTCAATTGGCGGTTCTTCAGCCTGGAAGAGATCAATCGGGCCGACGGCAAGAAGCATCCCTGGGAGCGCGACTGGTCCTACGGCTGGTCGCTGATGCGGATCGGCGCGCTGCTGCGCCGATCCGACATGGCGTTGCTGGACCGGTGGTACGCCGCGATCGGCCGCGAATTGCATACCCTCGGCGGCAAGCCGCACGAGCCCGCGGTGGCGCGAAAGTTGTTGAACGACATCGGCGTCGACGACGTCAATCTCGATGTGGCACTTGACGACCCGACCACCCACGACGAGGTTCGCGCCGAGCATCAGCGCGTGGTGGATGCCGGTGGCTACGGTGTCCCGACGCTGTTCATCGACGAACAGTGCCTGTTCGGTCCGGTATTAGTGGATCCGCCCACCGGCCCGGCGGCACTGAAACTGTGGGATGTCGTGACCGGGATGGCCGAGCTGCCGCATGTCTACGAGCTTCAACGGCCCAAGTCGGCCGCCGACGTCGAGCTGATCGGAAAGAGTCTGCGTCCGTACCTCGACGGTCGCGATTGGGTCAGCATCAATCGCGGTGAAGTCATCGACGTCGACCGGCTCACCAGTGGATCTTCGGGTTGA
- a CDS encoding MauE/DoxX family redox-associated membrane protein: MITMLAARLSLTAIFAVAALAKLADRSGARRAVTALGVPQAAAAIVGTALIATEFGIATLLIAGTRAGAVMAFAILAGFAAVVLVSLARGRRPECHCFGQLSSEPLGWPTLARNGCFAALAAFVALDGRFGWPLTAFGVVMLALWLGAAVRRRWTARAGAADGLALPDRAGNIWTLDALLQSRRPLVLVFSQPGCGACDLLLPEVARWQDELSGHVSVALVNGGPAGHRVPIELVDESRAAFAAFGITATPSAVLIDKGRRSDIARGARAIRDLVDRAVRISDQAGLSRRRLLQRASVLPVVAATAAACDSDTKSDAKALRVEDVWMCDQTFALCTTAPCVPSPTDPTISVCDCVVVNGNSIGSKNCTDRAQSGNKIRSAFSTVNINANFAVLSCPSGAAWANCLDVECEIDAANPARAKCQCVTVKTGPSITFGGGCDTATCTSTTWSAATPEMYQAGMRQLRTAMDRVGKPVTFPKPCPAPK; encoded by the coding sequence ATGATCACCATGTTGGCAGCGCGACTTTCCCTCACCGCAATCTTTGCCGTAGCGGCGTTGGCGAAGCTGGCAGATCGCAGCGGCGCGCGACGAGCGGTCACCGCATTGGGCGTACCGCAGGCGGCTGCGGCCATCGTGGGGACCGCGCTGATCGCGACCGAGTTCGGCATCGCGACGCTCTTGATCGCCGGAACCCGAGCCGGCGCGGTCATGGCGTTCGCGATACTCGCGGGATTCGCGGCGGTGGTGCTGGTGAGTCTCGCGCGGGGCCGACGCCCGGAATGTCACTGCTTTGGACAGCTGTCCTCAGAACCGCTCGGCTGGCCGACGCTGGCCAGAAACGGGTGCTTCGCAGCGCTCGCGGCGTTCGTCGCATTGGACGGGCGATTCGGCTGGCCCTTAACCGCTTTCGGCGTCGTGATGCTCGCCCTATGGCTCGGCGCGGCGGTGCGGCGGCGCTGGACGGCACGCGCGGGTGCTGCCGACGGCCTGGCGCTGCCGGATCGAGCCGGCAACATCTGGACCCTGGACGCGCTACTGCAATCCCGTCGCCCGCTCGTGCTCGTCTTCAGCCAGCCCGGTTGCGGCGCATGCGATCTGTTGCTCCCCGAGGTGGCGCGATGGCAGGACGAACTGAGCGGGCACGTCAGTGTCGCCCTCGTCAACGGCGGCCCCGCGGGCCACCGCGTCCCGATCGAACTCGTCGACGAGTCGAGGGCCGCGTTTGCCGCTTTCGGCATCACCGCCACGCCCAGCGCGGTGCTGATCGACAAAGGCCGCAGGTCCGACATCGCGCGCGGTGCCCGAGCCATCCGGGATCTCGTCGACCGCGCCGTCCGGATCTCCGATCAGGCCGGGCTCAGCCGGCGGCGGTTGCTGCAGCGGGCCAGCGTCCTTCCCGTCGTCGCCGCCACCGCCGCCGCCTGCGATTCGGACACCAAGAGCGACGCCAAAGCCCTCCGGGTCGAAGACGTCTGGATGTGCGACCAAACCTTCGCGCTGTGCACCACCGCGCCGTGTGTGCCCTCGCCGACCGATCCGACCATCTCGGTGTGCGACTGCGTTGTCGTCAACGGCAACTCGATCGGATCCAAGAACTGCACCGACCGGGCTCAATCCGGTAACAAGATCCGCTCGGCCTTCTCGACGGTCAACATCAACGCGAACTTCGCCGTGCTGAGCTGCCCGTCCGGCGCGGCCTGGGCGAACTGCCTCGACGTGGAATGCGAGATCGATGCGGCCAACCCCGCCCGGGCCAAGTGCCAATGCGTGACGGTCAAAACGGGCCCGTCGATCACGTTCGGCGGCGGCTGCGACACCGCCACGTGCACCTCGACGACCTGGTCGGCCGCGACCCCCGAGATGTATCAGGCGGGCATGCGGCAGCTCCGGACCGCGATGGATCGGGTGGGTAAGCCGGTCACCTTCCCCAAGCCCTGCCCCGCGCCAAAGTAA
- a CDS encoding DUF5685 family protein: MFGIIRPCRHRLGSELAAAWTAQLCGLCLTLRDDYGQSARIATNYDGLVVSLLVEAQSPEQPTRRKAGPCPGRGMRRADVATGDCARLAAVVSLALAAARVRDHVDDHDGMVGAAGVRPAARRIAERWVRQGTDTGHTLGFDTAVLVAAMDRQAELEAAAGPGSSLLLVTEPTETAVAEAFAHTAVLAGRPDNEAPLREIGQLFGRVAHLLDAVEDYDDDLARGKWNPLAATETPMEQARVLCDDAALGIELALAEVEFTDGRLAQRLLTREVRRAITRTFSRSGHPTCGTPHGQQEGINFGNQPAGAGYPTGENPEGETPNPGNKRKGGRGDGTCICCCDGCECCCDCGDCCDCS; encoded by the coding sequence ATGTTCGGCATCATCCGGCCCTGCCGTCATCGACTCGGCAGTGAGCTCGCAGCGGCCTGGACCGCCCAATTGTGCGGACTGTGTCTGACACTGCGCGACGACTATGGGCAGTCCGCGCGGATCGCCACCAATTACGACGGCCTCGTGGTGTCGCTGCTGGTCGAGGCGCAGTCCCCGGAGCAGCCCACCCGCCGCAAGGCCGGGCCGTGCCCCGGGCGTGGTATGCGGCGGGCCGACGTGGCCACCGGCGACTGCGCACGACTGGCCGCCGTCGTGTCGCTGGCACTGGCCGCGGCGCGGGTCCGCGATCACGTCGACGATCACGACGGCATGGTCGGTGCCGCCGGGGTGCGACCGGCCGCGCGCCGCATCGCCGAGCGCTGGGTGCGCCAGGGCACCGACACCGGTCACACCCTGGGATTCGACACGGCCGTGCTGGTCGCGGCGATGGACCGCCAGGCCGAGCTCGAGGCGGCGGCCGGACCGGGCAGCTCGCTGCTGCTGGTGACCGAGCCCACCGAAACCGCGGTCGCCGAAGCGTTCGCCCACACCGCGGTGCTGGCCGGTCGCCCGGACAACGAGGCACCGCTGCGCGAGATCGGTCAGCTGTTCGGGCGGGTCGCGCACCTGCTCGACGCGGTCGAGGATTACGACGACGACCTCGCCCGTGGTAAGTGGAACCCGTTGGCCGCCACTGAAACTCCGATGGAGCAGGCCCGCGTCCTGTGCGACGACGCGGCGCTCGGCATCGAATTGGCCTTGGCCGAAGTCGAGTTCACCGACGGCCGCCTGGCGCAGCGGTTGCTGACCCGCGAGGTACGACGGGCGATCACGCGCACCTTCAGCCGGTCCGGTCATCCGACCTGCGGCACCCCGCACGGCCAGCAGGAAGGCATCAACTTCGGCAACCAGCCCGCCGGTGCCGGCTATCCGACCGGCGAGAACCCCGAGGGCGAGACGCCTAATCCCGGCAACAAGCGCAAGGGCGGGCGCGGTGACGGCACCTGCATCTGCTGCTGCGATGGCTGCGAGTGCTGCTGCGACTGTGGAGACTGCTGCGACTGCTCGTAA
- a CDS encoding protease inhibitor I42 family protein: MKIRLLVTVAILVSSMLVGCHFESRNPPTAKALVVPMDQVLKQNSITQNVTLAVGNTLKLQLGSNYSTPFRWQADTKIADGSVIEQTSHQYVQPSTDAMGAPGTEVWMFTALKPGTTTISTYYSSFVGKNNAPVCQYTAIVTVQ, encoded by the coding sequence GTGAAGATCAGGCTTTTGGTGACCGTCGCGATTCTCGTCTCGTCGATGTTGGTGGGTTGCCACTTCGAGAGCAGAAACCCGCCGACGGCCAAGGCCCTCGTGGTTCCGATGGATCAGGTGCTGAAGCAGAACAGCATCACTCAGAACGTCACGTTGGCGGTGGGCAACACGCTGAAACTGCAGCTGGGCTCGAATTACAGCACTCCGTTCCGGTGGCAGGCTGACACGAAGATCGCCGACGGTTCGGTCATCGAGCAAACCAGTCATCAGTACGTGCAGCCGAGCACCGACGCGATGGGCGCGCCCGGTACCGAGGTCTGGATGTTCACGGCGCTCAAGCCGGGGACGACGACGATTTCCACCTATTACTCCAGCTTCGTGGGCAAGAACAACGCGCCGGTGTGCCAGTACACCGCGATCGTGACTGTGCAGTAA
- a CDS encoding FtsK/SpoIIIE domain-containing protein has protein sequence MSNSPNRKNHNNNPSPDDDWIGELIVGLLKAAGYLLWWAILFPSLSIPTVVAIWVGFSHGARAGVLTAVVEAVAYLGWWVCQPASFTRWVSAPLRQRFWAWWRYHRNWESVCALHGLTAKLGERTLVPALQSVRIGHHADVLIVKVVTGQSIADWQKRALALAATWDAQRLTIRATTPGQLRIIIGRGDVLGQPIAVPMPTPGSAVDLGAVRVGVTESRRWWHLPVLGQHILAAGATGAGKGSVLWSLIAGLAPHVKTGRVRLWVIDPKGGMELGAGAPLFARFCYHTGQPTVELLRELVKLMQTRATRLRGHTRLHTPALAEPLIVLIIDEIAALTAYVTDRKLRAETEQLLGLLLSQGRAVGISVVAAVQDPAKDTLPVRQLFTVRIGLRMTEATQTAMVLGQGARDAGAECDLIADTTPGIGYVMIDGTADPIRVRAFHVTDRDITLLARTFRAPRSGEQGNR, from the coding sequence ATGTCGAATAGTCCAAACCGTAAGAACCACAACAACAATCCATCACCCGATGATGACTGGATCGGCGAGCTGATCGTCGGACTACTCAAAGCCGCCGGGTATCTGCTGTGGTGGGCAATCCTGTTTCCCTCCCTGAGCATTCCCACCGTCGTCGCCATCTGGGTCGGTTTCAGTCACGGCGCCCGAGCCGGCGTTTTGACCGCCGTTGTGGAGGCCGTGGCATACCTCGGCTGGTGGGTGTGCCAGCCGGCCTCATTCACCCGGTGGGTCAGCGCTCCGCTGCGGCAGCGTTTCTGGGCGTGGTGGCGTTATCACCGCAACTGGGAATCGGTCTGCGCCCTGCACGGCCTGACCGCCAAACTGGGTGAACGCACGTTGGTGCCTGCCCTGCAATCGGTGCGGATCGGCCATCACGCCGACGTGCTGATCGTCAAGGTGGTGACCGGCCAGTCGATTGCCGACTGGCAGAAACGCGCCCTCGCACTGGCGGCGACCTGGGACGCGCAGCGGTTGACGATCCGCGCCACCACGCCGGGCCAGCTGCGGATCATCATCGGCCGCGGGGATGTGCTCGGCCAGCCGATCGCGGTGCCCATGCCAACCCCGGGTTCGGCGGTCGATCTGGGCGCGGTGCGGGTCGGGGTCACCGAATCGCGGCGCTGGTGGCACCTACCGGTGTTGGGCCAGCACATCCTGGCCGCCGGTGCCACCGGAGCCGGCAAAGGCTCGGTGTTGTGGTCGCTGATCGCCGGGCTGGCACCCCACGTTAAAACGGGGCGGGTGCGGTTGTGGGTGATCGACCCCAAAGGCGGCATGGAACTCGGTGCTGGCGCGCCGCTGTTCGCCCGGTTCTGCTACCACACCGGTCAGCCCACCGTGGAACTGCTGCGCGAGCTGGTGAAGCTGATGCAGACCCGCGCCACCCGGCTGCGCGGGCACACCCGCCTGCACACCCCCGCCCTCGCTGAGCCGTTGATCGTGCTGATCATTGATGAGATCGCCGCGCTGACCGCCTATGTCACCGACCGCAAACTCCGCGCCGAGACAGAACAACTCCTCGGCCTGCTGTTATCCCAAGGGCGTGCGGTCGGGATATCGGTGGTAGCCGCGGTGCAAGACCCGGCCAAAGACACCCTGCCGGTACGGCAGTTGTTCACCGTGCGGATCGGGCTGCGGATGACCGAGGCTACCCAAACCGCCATGGTCTTGGGCCAAGGAGCCCGCGATGCCGGCGCCGAATGCGACCTGATCGCTGATACCACCCCCGGCATCGGGTACGTGATGATCGATGGCACCGCCGACCCGATACGGGTCCGGGCCTTTCACGTCACCGATCGCGATATCACCTTGTTGGCCCGCACCTTTCGGGCACCGCGTTCAGGCGAACAGGGAAATCGGTGA
- a CDS encoding TIGR03085 family metal-binding protein translates to MADVWLDTQERLELCDLFDELGPSVPTLLEGWTARDLAAHLVLRERDLLAGPCLVLPGPFGRFAERRRARLARREDFSWLVARIRSGPPVGFFRLGWVRAMANLNEFFVHHEDLRRANGQGARSLTPAMDAALWRNVRRGGRYLSRRLQGVGLELRWAGTSERVTAVAGEPRVVLSGAPGELLLYVFGRQAAAEVEVSGPPEAVAAVHGTHFGM, encoded by the coding sequence ATGGCCGATGTTTGGCTGGACACGCAAGAGCGCCTAGAGCTCTGCGATCTGTTCGACGAGCTCGGCCCGTCGGTCCCGACGCTTCTTGAAGGCTGGACTGCCCGCGATCTCGCCGCGCATCTTGTGTTGCGGGAGCGTGACCTCCTTGCCGGGCCGTGCCTCGTGTTACCCGGTCCTTTTGGCCGGTTCGCCGAGCGGCGCAGAGCGAGATTGGCTCGCCGCGAGGACTTCTCGTGGCTCGTCGCGCGAATTCGGTCCGGACCGCCCGTCGGGTTCTTCCGCCTCGGATGGGTTCGCGCGATGGCGAATCTCAATGAATTCTTCGTTCATCACGAGGACCTGCGCCGAGCGAATGGGCAAGGCGCTCGCAGCCTCACGCCCGCAATGGATGCCGCGTTGTGGCGAAATGTACGCCGCGGTGGTCGCTATCTGAGTAGACGTCTTCAGGGCGTTGGGCTCGAGTTGCGATGGGCCGGAACCAGCGAGAGGGTGACGGCGGTAGCAGGAGAGCCGAGGGTTGTGCTCAGCGGTGCGCCGGGCGAGCTTCTGCTTTACGTATTCGGGCGCCAGGCCGCGGCGGAGGTCGAGGTCAGCGGCCCCCCGGAAGCCGTTGCGGCCGTGCATGGCACGCACTTTGGTATGTGA